The genomic stretch ACGACACGCCGCCTCTGGATCAGTGTCCTTCCGCCGGGCGGAAAAATGCCAACCCCCccactcctcctcctctccgccttccccccatccctcccccccTGTGCTCGGCAGTATTCGCTCTCGAAACCCGACCCGCATCAGCTATTGTTGTGGCTCGACCGCATGCGCTCGTCTccaaccaccccccctcccaagcCGCAATTTGGTCGCGGCGGGATCGGTGAAAATGTGACGCGGGTGTTTGCggggaaaggaaggggggaTCAGCGATTGTTTTGGGAGAAGAGAAAGCAAATCCGGAGGGACTAGTTTCTCACGGCGAGATGGTGCTTCGGTCCGTATCCGGatacccctgtgaccctgcttgTCAGGCTCGCCTCTGTCGGGAGTGCCTCAGAGCTCCAAAGTCTTAGGGAATGCTTCAAATTACACAGGCTTCCTGTTTATCACGCGTGTTTTTGAATCATTTCTGTAAGTAACAGTTAGATAAAATGTTAGTGGCAATAATGGATTACGCAGCAAAACAATATATTTTCAGTCTTGGTTGATGTTTTATGTCATACCGAGAAATCTATTACAGACTCCCATTGTGATATGTGAATATGTAATCTTTATTCTCATAATATTTCAATGTGCAGTCTGGGTTTTTAAACataataatacagtataatACTCACAGATTGTATCTTTCTTATCTCAGAGTGGACAATGGCTCCTTATTGGAGAAACAGAAGCTAGCCTAGAGCACACAAATGTATTTGCAGGAAACTACTGATGCTGGTCCTGAAAAAACATGAAAAGGGATTCAATTTTTGCTCTGTGCAATCTTAAATTTTTATGTTCTAATATTACCAAGGAAACGGTTATTTTAACGGTCCTTATGGAAATGGAAAAATTTCAGGTAAATGGCCAGGTACCAGTATGCTTGGAGGTTGAGGATACGACAACAGCCATCCAGATTTCCTACAGCGTCCACGGTAGGGCGCCTTCACATGAGGTAACTAATTCTTGAGTCTGATGAAAAGTAGAAAAGAGGCTCAGAGGAAAGACACATTTTAATGGCTAGGGGCTTTTTGCTTCTGACTTCCTGGACTACACCAACGCATGTGAAACAGGGCAACACTAATATCCGAGAAATGGGAGATACCTTTGAGACAATCTCCTGAAGCTCCCAGAGGACGCTAATTCCTTCTTAGCTCCCCAGTACAGAGCACATTCCTTGTCTGATAGTTACACTGTAAATATGGCACACAAAATATTTTGCGTGATTATTGCCTTATCCTGCCTTCTCCATATTATCGAAGATTCTCTTGATTTGGTCAGAACCCTTATTTCATAAAAAATGCTTATTCATCagaaaacatatttcaagttctGTCACTTCAACGATTGTGCTTAAGCATGCAACATAAACAGCATTAACACCAAGGAACCTTCGTTTAACCTTTAAAGATATAGATTCCGATTGTTAATAGTCCCTGGATAATCAGCGATGCAGTATTAGTTCCTTTTTCAGTTGCTAGTAGATGTAGTATTTGAGTGGTTTTAGAACGTCGAATAGTTCCTTCACATTTTCAGATCTAGGGCACCTGAAGGCCGTCGTTTAACTACAGGGTAAATGTACTGTTGTCCCAGCGGACTGATGTGTACAGATTGTTTTTGGTTTTAACAAATTAAGATGTTCTTGTCTGGTGCTAGTTACAACTCTAGAGTCATGTGTCACAAGTACACACTTTGTTAATCCCTTGGACCATCCATAGTGAGAGAGACAGTATTTCACTAAAGAAATTCCTCCATGGGGTTTTCTTAACTTTCAAAAGATCATGGCCCAATCAGACCTCCGCTGTCGCCATCCGGTGAGTGGGGACAAGCACTGCGTTTACTTATGCTTCTCCATAACTTTTTCGGTTTGAATCATGCCTGAAATCATTCTCACAAAATATGCTTACAAAAGCTTTATTGCAAAATCACATTTTGTACAATTACCACTTAAATCTAATTTATAAGTAACAAAGTACACCAAACCCGTGAATTTTCACACGACCTTCAAAATTATACATGCGGTAAATAATCGAGTCGAGTTCACCGAAACGTCCTACTTAATAAGTGTGCAATTCATTAAATTTATTTCCAGAATTTgcagtgtacattttttttctagtgGCATCTTAGCGATGGTGCGCGGTTCACTGTGGTTCACTTTGTGTTtgctgccatcttgtggttATATTATTACACCTATATAGTGCAGGACATCGGGTAGTTTAGCGCTCTACGGAAACAATAATTTTTACATCGTTCTCTTTCTACACACACCCACGAACACACGCATACGTGTGTACATACATCAAATTCTTGGACAAAACTATGTAATCAATGAACTCTACATAAAAGAACAATATATGGATTTAAGATACAATGCACTGGAACTGATTGTTGAAGTCTTCGATGCATTCCGTCTCCCTGTTCCCTGCATTATTTAAGTTCTGTAAGTAATTCCGTAAAAAACTACACCGGTATGAGCCGTGAGGAGGCCACACAGACAAAGGACAGTAAAAATATcactgaacagtgaaaatgaattTAAAAATTACAGACGACAGAATGAGAAGCGGCGTTTTGTTCACATCACTTACTGCTTACCTCTAACAACTGGTGACTTGTTTCAATACACTTTATGCAGCAATGGCATTTTCGCTGAAGTAACCGGTTTCCCAATTGCTGACCAGATTTTTATGACTACCTGAGTATAAGCGAAAGAGGTATTGCTGCGTTTTTAGTTCATTATTCTTTGGCCGTACTAAACAGCCCcaaaccaccccccctcctACCCCGTGACCCATTTTATTTTATCAATTGGTCTCATGAAATGAAATGCACTCATTTTTTAGGTATTAGTTGGAAAACAGAGCACATACTTtctggttaaaaaaaacaaaaaacaacagaTTTTTGCATTTGAAACTTGTGCGTGATGCTGTCACACATCGTAGTATAAGTCATTGAGCTCCAATCTTGTGTACTGTCTTCGGTTAAAAGATTCCATAGCTTTCCTTCCTACCAGTGCTACAACAAGAGCCAGGAACACAAGTCCAACCACCACAGCTACCTCAAGCGTGCTCTTCAGCGTCCGCTGGTGGACAGTGTTCCTTTTCGGGGGGTTTGTGTGGCCAGGCTTAGTGGTTGGTGGAGCAGGGGGGGGAGGAGCCACCAGCATAGACTTGGCTTCCTTGGCTGTGGCTTGCAATGGGGTCATGCTGGCTGCAGAGCGTTGGGTCATCAACAACGTGGGAGTCGCCGTCGTCCATGTCGTCGTTCGTGCAGTGGAGGCTTTTGCTTTAATCGTGGTGGCCGAAGTCCTCAGATTTGTCTTTGGCTTTCTGGATGCTGCTTTGTGAGGGAGACCTGGAGGTCTTGTTGTAGAGCTTTGCTTTGCATTTGCTGTAGTCAGTTTTAAGTGATGTTTGGAAGGGAACACAGTGGTTGTAGTAGTGGTACCTAGTCTTGTATTATAAGGGGATGGTTTCATGCTTTGTTTCCTTGTTGGTTTGTTGTGGTTTTTGATAATTTTATTCGGTTTTGTGGTACTTGTGGATAAAGATGTTTGTGTTTCAGTTTTCggggtagctgcagttgtaatTGTTGTAGCTAGCATAGCTTGTAATGTAACACAAGCTGTTTTAGCAGCTGTGGTTTCTGTTGGGTCAGTGCCAATTTTCATTTCAGTAGTCAGGGGTGATCGCACAGTAGTTGTTAATGCTGATGCTGTAATAGTTTTTTGCATAGAAACATCGATTGGTCGGTTGGGCCTTGCTACCAGTGAGCTCTTGGTAGTAGTTTTCATGGTAGTAGGATCAGTATGTAAAATGGAGGTTGGTGGTGTTATAATCAAAGCTGTTGTAGCTGATTCTGTAGTGGTAGTGGTTGGTTGACTGCTAGTAAGAGTAGTGGTTGGCTGAGTATGTGTAGTAGTACTGCTTGGTTGCGGTGTCCTAGTTGTAGATGGAGGTTGTTGTATAGTACTAGCTATTTGTATAGTAGCAGTTGTTTGTATAGAATTAGCTGGCTGTGTAGTAGTAGTAACAGTAGTACTAATACTTGGCTTTGTACTAGTAATACTTGGTAGAGTAGTACTAATACTTGGCTGTGTAATAGTAGGTGGTAGTgtagtaatagtagtagtagttgGTTGAGTAGTAGTCACTGGTTGTGTAGGAGTAGTGACAGCAGTAATAGTTGAAGTATGCGTGGTGGCAGTTGGTGTTGATGGAGTGGTAATGTAGGTTGGCTTTGCAGTTGGTCTGATTGTTACTCTGGGGGTAGTACTTGGCTGTGTGGCGGCTTTTGTGGTAGTTAAATGGTTCATGGATGGATAATCCACACCTAAGGAGTAGAAAATAAGcaacattataaataaaataatgcaggTCTAAGAAACCTTCTGTCAACAGAAAATTATACAGAGACACTCAAATAATTCTAATGACGACGAATGGTCCATGTGGTTGGTTGTTTGGAGattcaaaataaaacaaagaagaGCTGTGTGCCGCTGTGATTACCTGTGAAAATGTTATAGCTGTTCACTCCATTCATGGGAATCAGAGGGCAATCCTCTTCTCTTTCACAGTAAAATAAGTAGCAATTTTCGCTTCCGCTCGGTTTATCGGGTCTGTATACGGCCCAGTTGCATttaaaaactgcaaaaaaataaaaagcacagATGATTATCGTATTCGGTGATACATTTATCAATTTTGGCCTAGTGATGTCCTTTACAGTGACATAGCATGATTAATTAATCACAATACGTCAATCCGTATCACAAACTGACTGCTTTTAGGCAAATCACACTAGTGTTGGTAGTATGACTGTTCCAGAACCTTCTTGGGAGCAGCAGTCGAGCAGACAGGCTTGCTGGGAAAGGCTGATGCGGGCATCCAGAACTGTAGTCCTGGCCAGGAAGGCGGCGCTGGCGTTGACAATCAGATTGGTGTGCTCCTTCGAGAAGCACTGCTTGGTGGTGGCCGAACTGGAGGACCACAGGAGAGCCAGGCTGAACACCAGACCCACTCCCATCTTCATGGACCAGGAGAGGGTAGCCGCATTCATGCCAGCTACAGCTGACATTGGAAGAATCGACTAGAGGGTAGATTCAGAATGTCCTAAGGAATAGAATGTACTTCAATATCCATCCAGTAATGATACAGGCTTGTGTACAGACAGGACAGAGCAGGAGTACACCCTGGAAGGGGAAGCAGTTCATTGCGAGGTTAGGTTCATACGCTAACGGTAATTCAGAGATGACAGGTAGCATAACAGTCTGTCCTGCAGGATGAAACCAGAGATGCCAGAAGAAACCCACTTGAGAGAGGGAGAGTCTACGAGCAGAACAGCACCTGAGCAGGGATGGGATTTCACCCCCCAAAACCCTGGAGATTCGAAGCAGCTTTCAACCACCCTGTTGTGCCACTGAACCATCttggtattattaatataaaACTATTATCGGTAATTATGTTCCTAGTGCAATTACCGTGTTAACAGCTAGAGCCAAAATGATTTATGTCATCGGATTTTATAAAAACTATGCAAACGGTTAAGTGGCATAATGGCTCAACTGACAGCACTGCGGTCTCACACCTACAGAACTGGGAAATCACCACAGGGTgtaaatatatgcatatatgtgCACTGTGATcgactgccatcctgtcctggcCTTATGCCCCGTGCTGCCTGATATAGCCttcaagccccgcccccacgaCACCATACCACACAAgcgattggaagatggatggatctgcaAAGCGATTTGACCTGACCCTTTTAAGCGGCCAGAAAGGGAAACTGAAAGGCTTTTGAAGAGCACATTTCATGCTACAATTAAGataatataatttttaaatacaCCATTGGGAAACACATTAGTCATTTTCATTCAGTGTGCCaagatattgggggggggggggggctgttccgTCACAGTCAAAGGTATCTGGGTTTGTTTAGTATCTAGATGAAAAACAAAATTTCAGCACATGAATTGCATTTCAAGGAAACCAATTGGAATCAATGCCGTTGCCAGATGGATTTTACGACAAAAATGCTGCCTCCTTGCTCATATAAGGAAAGAAGGCATCAGTCCAGCAAGCAGGCATAAATTAGGGGTATCTGTGTCCCCATGTGCAGGAGGCTTCAGCCCGAGCCCTGTAACATCCTCCTAGGATTTCTGAAAAGTCCACAGACAGTTAATTTCTTCTAGTAAATAAACTGCAAGATGAATTGAAAGTAAAAATTGAAGTAAAAATTGCTTTGGGGTAGGGGGTCTGTGAAAAACAACAGAGTTtgcacccccaacccccaaagCTACATGCGTGGGGCCTGGATGTTCAGCTCTTGTTTGCTTCTCTCCCACGTGCATTTCCACTAGGCACTAATGACATGCCGTTCAGGGTAAACCGGTGCGCTGTCGTGGATCGGTGCTCCTTACTTCAGAGCCTTCACTATACCTTCTCCAGATCGTTATGACCCTCATTGGCTAAATGGCTCATGGGTAAGAGGATGACTGTTTTAGCTCCGAGTATAATGAGCAGCACCGCATTTCCAATGACTGCACCAGAGGCTGTGATCTTAGTACTTACCAGTAGCGAGTGCTTGTTAGCAGTCTCCCATGAGGTGTGAAAATGCCTCTCCACAGCTCAGTGCGCTCCCCGACACCTCAGGGCACAACTTCACCCCCGTTTCTAAACACCTACAAGACCAATACTTATTATTACTACACGGTTACGTGGTATTCAGAACAGTTAACCCTGCTGTGTAATTTCAGAGTCGCACATTTTATAGGTTTCACGGAATCCTTCACGATCATAGCACCATACATAGACACTAGGGTATATTTCAGACaatacagattaaaaaaatgtcaCCATCTTACAGCAGTACATGAAAACTAGTAAACATATTTATCAAGGACATTTTCGCCAGACGGCAGATTACCTAGACGAAGATGTTCCGTTATAGCGTCGATGTCATTCAAATAGACGACAGATTTTATAACGCGATGTagctggaggggaaaacgcACTAAAACGCATC from Brienomyrus brachyistius isolate T26 chromosome 3, BBRACH_0.4, whole genome shotgun sequence encodes the following:
- the LOC125738443 gene encoding uncharacterized protein LOC125738443, yielding MSAVAGMNAATLSWSMKMGVGLVFSLALLWSSSSATTKQCFSKEHTNLIVNASAAFLARTTVLDARISLSQQACLLDCCSQEVFKCNWAVYRPDKPSGSENCYLFYCEREEDCPLIPMNGVNSYNIFTGVDYPSMNHLTTTKAATQPSTTPRVTIRPTAKPTYITTPSTPTATTHTSTITAVTTPTQPVTTTQPTTTTITTLPPTITQPSISTTLPSITSTKPSISTTVTTTTQPANSIQTTATIQIASTIQQPPSTTRTPQPSSTTTHTQPTTTLTSSQPTTTTTESATTALIITPPTSILHTDPTTMKTTTKSSLVARPNRPIDVSMQKTITASALTTTVRSPLTTEMKIGTDPTETTAAKTACVTLQAMLATTITTAATPKTETQTSLSTSTTKPNKIIKNHNKPTRKQSMKPSPYNTRLGTTTTTTVFPSKHHLKLTTANAKQSSTTRPPGLPHKAASRKPKTNLRTSATTIKAKASTARTTTWTTATPTLLMTQRSAASMTPLQATAKEAKSMLVAPPPPAPPTTKPGHTNPPKRNTVHQRTLKSTLEVAVVVGLVFLALVVALVGRKAMESFNRRQYTRLELNDLYYDV